From Lolium perenne isolate Kyuss_39 chromosome 5, Kyuss_2.0, whole genome shotgun sequence, a single genomic window includes:
- the LOC127300248 gene encoding uncharacterized protein, translating into MAPNRAAAAADPSSTTEEDGDTSSSDSTTSHNQELADEEGEERESSSSSSEEESESEEEECAAAVEEEEEEESEEEVCAEAVEGEESESEEEEESESKEEECAAAVKEEEEEEEDEESTEEGDEEEAEPDLQPASKRIGPPVTAALKEEVQDEDVDFQPSNRIDQRAPARPAAKNQPQSSNPPARGRKRASGASLVPPPVLKKSKNTAQQSESPEPRPKRIRRVWAPDDEALVLEALARHRRQHGSLPPSGDSDFFESIREGLEEKSFQHSDIKDKVRSLLRRYRSRVVSTSDHDKRIRNLSRDVWGDLLPVVAATGPVSGSEEADGALAISGDGQSENGGRRSGTEGFKKMCEMYPLLAQEVKLLAKVQPCFESSFGRLDAKRAQDIEKRLERVKYAELKIESRMVLEVHAPKAKISKKLISLLTKVSKNV; encoded by the coding sequence ATGGCTCccaaccgcgccgccgccgccgccgatccctccTCCACCACGGAAGAAGACGGGGACACGTCCTCCAGCGATTCTACTACCTCCCACAACCAAGAGCTGGCAGACGAGGAAGGGGAGGAAAGggaatcgtcgtcgtcgtcgtcggaggaggaatcagaatcggaggaggaggaatgcgcggcggcggtggaggaggaggaggaggaggaatcggAGGAGGAGGTATGCGCGGAGGCGGTGGAGGGGGAGGAATCagaatcggaggaggaggaggaatcagaaTCGAAGGAGGAGGAATGCGCGGCGGCggtgaaagaggaggaggaggaggaggaggatgaggagtcaacggaggagggggacgaggaggaggcggagcctgATCTGCAGCCAGCAAGCAAGAGGATCGGCCCTCCCGTGACCGCGGCGCTCAAGGAGGAGGTCCAGGACGAGGACGTTGATTTCCAGCCAAGCAACCGCATCGACCAGCGCGCGCCGGCGCGGCCTGCGGCCAAGAACCAGCCTCAATCAAGCAATCCTCCCGCCCGCGGCAGGAAGAGGGCGTCCGGCGCGTCGCTGGTGCCACCGCCTGTACTGAAAAAGAGCAAGAACACGGCGCAGCAGAGCGAGTCGCCAGAGCCCAGGCCGAAGAGAATCAGGCGCGTATGGGCTCCTGATGACGAGGCCCTGGTTCTCGAGGCGCTTGCTCGGCACCGCCGCCAACACGGGTCGCTGCCGCCTTCTGGGGACTCTGACTTCTTCGAATCCATCCGCGAGGGCCTCGAGGAGAAGAGCTTCCAGCACTCCGATATCAAGGATAAAGTGCGCAGCCTGCTTCGTCGCTACAGATCACGCGTGGTGTCTACTTCGGACCATGATAAGCGCATTCGTAACCTCTCTAGAGATGTCTGGGGAGACCTGCTGCCGGTTGTGGCCGCCACTGGCCCCGTCAGTGGCAGCGAAGAGGCTGACGGCGCGCTCGCCATCTCTGGGGACGGCCAGTCTGAGAATGGTGGCAGAAGGTCTGGTACCGAGGGTTTCAAGAAAATGTGTGAGATGTATCCTCTGCTTGCGCAGGAGGTGAAGCTGCTCGCGAAAGTGCAGCCTTGCTTCGAAAGCTCGTTCGGCAGACTAGATGCCAAGAGGGCGCAGGACATTGAGAAGAGGCTGGAGAGAGTCAAATATGCGGAGTTGAAGATCGAGTCACGGATGGTGCTGGAGGTGCATGCACCCAAGGCAAAGATTAGTAAGAAGCTTATCAGTCTTCTCACGAAGGTTTCCAAGAATGTCTGA